One genomic window of Cercospora beticola chromosome 5, complete sequence includes the following:
- the GCN5 gene encoding histone acetyltransferase, with protein sequence MASVKEEKRKAEEGINGHDAKRIKPSVSPPPASHEEERDEDEDDGTFTINHAAYPEKPAVVEERNGDISFYVVNNDGKPSSHIILTGLKCIFQKQLPKMPKDYIARLVYDRTHLSIAIVKRPPAGSFAEASGLPGEVVGGITYRPFKGRQFAEIVFCAISSDQQVKGYGAHLMSHLKDYVKATSDVMHFLTYADNYAIGYFKKQGFTKEITLDKPKWMGYIKDYEGGTIMQCSMLPKIRYLESGRMLLKQKAAVHAKIRAVSKSYEVHQPPKAWRNIKPGQPLPEIDPLSIDAIKATGWSPDMDALARQPRRNPSHSLLLGLLSALQTSSSAWPFLQPVNGEEVHDYYEVIKEPMDLSSMEQKLDKDQYETVEDFVKDVLLIVRNCKRYNAETTPYAKAANKLEKEMWKKIREVPEWSYLEPESFESTNRKPEDQ encoded by the coding sequence ATGGCCAgcgtgaaggaggagaagcgcaaggctgaggaAGGCATCAACGGCCACGATGCTAAGCGCATCAAACCGTCTGTGTCGCCTCCGCCGGCGTCGCACGAAGAGGAgcgcgacgaggacgaggacgacggaACCTTCACGATCAATCACGCCGCGTACCCCGAGAAGCCCGCAGTCGTCGAGGAGCGCAATGGCGATATCTCGTTCTATGTCGTCAACAATGACGGCAAGCCCTCGTCGCACATCATCCTCACCGGCCTCAAATGCATCTTCCAGAAGCAGCTCCCCAAAATGCCCAAGGACTACATTGCGCGACTCGTCTACGATCGAACCCACCTGAGCATAGCAATCGTGAAGCGCCCTCCAGCCGGCTCGTTCGCAGAAGCAAGCGGCCTGCCCGGAGAAGTGGTGGGCGGCATCACATATCGGCCCTTCAAAGGCAGGCAGTTCGCCGAGATTGTCTTCTGCGCAATCAGCTCTGATCAGCAGGTGAAAGGATACGGCGCACATCTCATGAGCCATCTTAAAGACTACGTCAAGGCTACCAGCGATGTCATGCACTTCCTGACCTACGCCGACAACTATGCGATTGGTTATTTCAAGAAACAAGGATTTACAAAAGAGATCACATTGGACAAGCCCAAGTGGATGGGATATATCAAGGATTACGAGGGTGGTACCATAATGCAGTGTTCCATGCTGCCCAAAATCCGCTATCTCGAATCAGGGCGAATGCTGCTAAAACAGAAAGCTGCTGTTCATGCAAAGATCCGAGCAGTATCAAAGAGCTACGAGGTTCACCAACCCCCTAAGGCTTGGAGGAACATCAAACCCGGCCAGCCTCTACCTGAGATTGATCCACTATCCATTGACGCAATCAAAGCGACAGGTTGGTCACCCGACATGGACGCACTCGCACGCCAACCTCGGCGCAATCCTTCACACAGCCTTCTACTTGGCCTGCTCTCAGCCCTGCAAACAAGCAGCTCAGCATGGCCTTTCCTCCAGCCTGTCAACGGCGAGGAAGTTCACGATTACTACGAAGTCATCAAAGAACCCATGGACCTCAGCAGCATGGAACAAAAGCTGGACAAGGACCAATACGAAACCGTGGAAGACTTCGTCAAAGACGTCCTACTCATCGTGCGGAATTGCAAACGCTACAACGCCGAAACAACACCATatgccaaagctgccaataagctggagaaggaaaTGTGGAAGAAGATTCGCGAAGTGCCGGAGTGGTCGTACCTGGAACCGGAAAGTTTTGAGAGCACGAATCGAAAGCCGGAGGATCAGTAG
- the VMA6 gene encoding H(+)-transporting V0 sector ATPase subunit d (BUSCO:EOG092638RC), with the protein MAEGMFYNATNGYVEGIVRGYRSALLTGQNYGNLTQCENIDDVKLQLGPAYGDYLASLPPNPSTSALADKTLDKLVAEFRYVQAQATGSLAKFMEYLTYAYMIDNVALLITGTLHERDTKELLERCHPLGWFETMPVLCVATNIEELYNSVLIETPLAPYFKGSISHQDLDELNIEIIRNTLYKNYLEDFYRFVNEEPGISGTPTAGVMSEVLEFEADRRSINITINSFGTELSKQDRKKLYPNFGRLHPEGTLMLSRADDVEGVRIAVDGVSDYRTMLDQTGMGGNSLGNQSGGIGGDEGKSLEDLFYQKEMEIAKLAFTYQFTHAVVYAWVKLREQEIRNITWISECIAQNQKDRINNFISVF; encoded by the exons ATGGCTGAAGGAATGTTCTAC AATGCGACCAACGGCTACGTCGAGGGCATCGTGCGTGGCTACCGGAGCGCACTGCTCACCGGCCAGAACTACGGCAACTTGACACAATGCGAGAATATCGACG ATGTCAAACTACAACTCGGACCTGCGTACGGCGACTACCTCGCCTCCCTCCCACCAAACCCATCCACATCCGCTCTCGCCGATAAAACGCTCGACAAGCTCGTCGCCGAGTTCCGCTACGTCCAGGCCCAGGCCACGGGGAGCCTCGCGAAGTTCATGGAGTACCTGACATATGCCTACATGATTGACAACGTGGCGCTTCTCATTACGGGCACTCTACACGAACGCGATACGAAGGAACTGCTGGAGCGCTGTCATCCTCTGGGCTGGTTTGAGACGATGCCAGTGCTGTGCGTGGCCACGAACATCGAAGAACTGTACAACTCAGTCTTGATCGAAACTCCGCTGGCGCCTTACTTCAAAGGTAGCATCAGCCACCAGGATCTCGATGAGCTGAACATCGAGATCATTCGAAACACACTGTACAAGAACTACCTCGAAGACTTCTACAGATTTGTGAACGAGGAGCCAGGGATTAGTGGTACTCCCACGGCGGGAGTAATGAGCGAAGTGCTGGAATTCGAGGCGGACAGGAGATCAATAAACATCACAATCAACTCCTTCGGGACAGAACTTTCGAAGCAGGACAGAAAGAAGCTATACCCTAACTTTGGCCGATTGCATCCAGAGGGCACTTTGATGCTGAGCAGAGCGGACGATGTGGAGGGCGTGCGGATAGCAGTCGATGGCGTCTCTGACTACCGAACCATGCTGGATCAGACGGGGATGGGCGGCAACTCTCTGGGCAACCAGTCTGGCGGTATTGGAGGCGATGAGGGGAAGAGTCTGGAGGATCTGTTCTACCagaaggagatggagatcGCGAAGTTGGCCTTTACCTACCAATTCACGCATGCAGTCGTGTATGCTTGGGTCAAGCTGAGGGAGCAG GAAATCCGGAATATCACATGGATTTCGGAATGCATTGCGCAGAACCAGAAGGACAGGATTAACAACTTTATCAGTGTATTTTGA